In the Thermoanaerobacterales bacterium genome, AATACCGGGACAATGTGGCGATATCGTATTGAGACCCCACCGGTTTATGCTGCAGGACGCCCGTCCCGCCCTCGTAGTCCCGTTCCAGGTAGGTGAGTTTTTCCAGGGGGTCAACGAGGCCCGCCGCTACTTGTTCATAAAGGTAGAGGTTCATCGGGAGTTTAAAGGTGCTCGCCGCGTGAAAGACCTCGAGGTGGTTGATGCCGAGGCCGGCCCCCGTTTTGAGGTCGACCAGGCAGATGCCGTAGGTGCCCTGCTCGCCAGCCAGTAAGCTGGTCAGTTGGTCAACAAGCGGGGCGTACCGGCCGTTGTTCTCCAAAGCGTCGATCCCGGCCGCCCGCGCCTGCGGGGTAAACGCAAGCATACAGCAAAGTGTCACCACCAGGATGCTCGCCTTCCAAACCGCTTTCTTTCCGCTCATAGCGTTCTCCCTAGTATTCTATTCCCTTCTGGGCTTTGATGCCATGCGTGTAGTGGTGCTTGACCTCCCGCATCTCGGTCACCAGGTCGGCGCGGGTGACGACCGTTTCCGGGGCGCCGCGCCCGGTGAGAGCCAGGTGTAAGGATGGGGAACGGGCGTCCAGGATGGCGTGCAGGTCTTCCTCGGCCAGGAGACCCAGGCTGAGGGCGACGAAGATTTCATCCAGCACTACGAGGTCCCATTCCCCGCCCGCCACGGCCTCACGTGCGACGGTGAGGGCCTGGCGTGCGGCCTCCCGGTGGGGGCGCAGCTCATCCTCCCCTCGGCCGCGGACGAACCCGAGGCCCAGCGGCCGGATCTCGAAGCCTTCCAGGCGCCGGACCGCCTCGCGCTCCCCGGCCGGCCAGGACGGGCTCTTCAGGAACTGCAGGACCAGCACGCGCATTCCCTGCCCCCAGGCGCGCAGGCCCAGGCCCAGGGCGGCCGTCGTCTTGCCCTTCCCGTCCCCGGTGAAGACCATCACCAGGCCGCGGCGAACCGAGTCTTTAGGCTTGCTCATGTCCAACCCCCGCTATCGTGGGGGTGGGGGGTCTTCACCTGAGCGACTTGCGGAGCTTCGGTAACCGTTCTTAGCGAAGGTGAGTTAAGCGTGGCCCCGACGAGGACCGTGAGCGGGCGCTTCCGCTGTTCATTTCCGCAGAGGTACGGTTTTCTTCCAAACCTGCTTCTCAGGAACCCGGGCGGGCGCGGAGGCCCGCCCCTAATGAAAAACTGCGCCCGCGAATCAATCCGCAGGAGGGTCAGCCACGCTCCGATCCAGCACTCAACCTACACCCTTTGTTACGGAACCGTGCCTAAGGGTTGGGTCTTGCACGAGATCAGGTTGAGTGCTGGACGCAGCGAAGCACCGGAGCGCAAGGGGAAGCCCCCCACCCCAGATTACTTTTCTCGAAACGCGAACAGCGCCGGCCGTCAGCCGAGCCCGCCTCAACTAAACCCGAACAACGCCCGCGCGTTGGCCGTGGTCCGCGCGGCCAGCTCGTCGAGCGTCATTCCCCGCAGCTCCGCCACCGCCCGCGCCGTGTAAACGACGAAAGCCGGCTCATTGCGCCGCCCGCGCTTCGGCACCGGGGCCAGGTACGGGCAGTCGGTCTCCACCAGCAGGCGGTCGAGCGGCACCGAGGCCGCCACCTGCCGCAGGGCCTCGCTCCGGGGGAAGGTGATAACCCCGGCGAAGGAGATGTGGTAACCGAGATCCAGGCATTCCCCGGCCATCGCCCGGTCACCCGAGAAACAGTGCATCACGCCGCGGCCATGCCCGGCCTCCCGGAGGATAGCCAGGGTGTCTTCCCCGGCCTCCCGGGAATGCACGATTACGGGCCGGCCGAGTTCGTGCGCCAGTTCCATCTGGGCCTGGAAAACCTCGCGCTGCACGGGGCGCGGGGAGAAGTCGTAGTGGTAGTCCAGGCCGATCTCGCCGACGGCCACCACCTTCGGGTGCCGCGCCAGGTCGGCCACCCGGGACAGGTAGTCCTTGGGCGCGGCGGCCGCCTCGTGGGGGTGGACGCCGACGGCGGCCCAGATGAAGGGAAAGCGTTCGGCGAGGGCGACGGAGGCGGACGCGGAAGACAGGCCGGAGGCCACGGTGAGGATCGTGGTCACCCCCGCCTCTTGGGCGCGGCGAACCACCTCGTGGAGGTCCGGCGCGAACTTCTTGTCGTCCAGGTGGGCGTGGGTGTCGGTAAGCATTACTCCTTCGTCTCGAGCCGCGGGAAGAGCGGCACCCCGCGGTTTTGGCGCGTCCCGGCCGGGGTCTTCCCCCAGACCAGGGAGTCCCAGGTGTGCAGGTCGGCCCGCTCGGAAAGCCCGAGCTGCGCCCAGGCGCGGGGCGCGAAGCCGGGCATGAACGGCGTCAGCAGCACCGTAATGAACCGGTAGGCCTCGGCCAGGTTGTACAGGACGGTGACGAGCCGCTCCCGTTTCGCCGGGTCCTTCGCCAGGCTCCAGGGCGACGTTTCCTCGATGTACTTGTTGGCGCGGGAGACCAGCTTCCAGGCCGCCGTCAGGGCATTGGCGAGCTCCAGGTTGTCGACCAGCCGGGCGACCTCGCCCGGGGCCTGCAGGGCGGTGCCGATCAGGTCCTCGTCCAGCGGGTCGTCGCCCCGGACCGGGGCCTCGAGCACCCCGCCCAGGTACTTGTTGATCATGGCCGTGGTGCGGCTTAAGAGGTTGCCCAGGTCGTTGGCCAGGTCGATGTTGATGCGGTTCCGCAGGGCCTCCTCGCTGTAGTAGGCGTCGGCACCGAAGGGCATCTCGCGCAGGAGGTAGTAGCGGATGGCGTCCACGCCGTACTTGTCGATGAGCACCAGGGGGTCGATGACGTTCCCTTTGGACTTGGACATCTTGCCGCCCTCGAGGAGCAGCCAGCCGTGGCCGACGACCCGCTTCGGGAGCGGGATGCCGGCGGCCATCAGGATGATCGGCCAAATGATGCAGTGGAAGCGGACGATGTCCTTGCCGACCAGGTGCACGTCGGCCGGCCAGAAGCGCCGGTAAAGGCTGTCGTCCTCGCTCCCGTAGTCGAGGGCCGAGATGTAGTTCGTCAGGGCGTCGACCCAGACGTAGACGACGTGCTTGGGGTCGAAGGGCACCGGGATGCCCCAGTCGAAGGTGGTGCGGGAGACACAGAGGTCCTCCAGGCCCATCCTGACGAAGCTCACGACCTCGTTGCGCCGGGTGACGGGCTGGATGAAGTCGGGGTGCTCCTCGATGTAGGCCAGCAGGCGGTCGGCGTACCTGGACATGCGGAAGAAGTAGCTCTCCTCCTGCAGGAGTTCGACCCCCCGCCCGCAGTCCGGGCAGTTCCCGTCCACAAGCTGGCGCTCCGTCCAGAAGGTCTCGCAGGGGCTGCAGTACCAGCCCTCGTAAGCGGCTTTATAGATGTCCCCCTGCTCGTGCAGGCGGGTGAAGAGGTCGGCCACCACCCGCTTGTGCCGGGGCTCGGTGGTGCGGATGAAGTCGGAGTACTCGATGCCGAGGGCCGCCCAGAGGCGCTTGAACCCGGCCACGATCTCGTCCACGTACTCCTGCGGCGACCGGCCGCGGCTCTTCGCCGCCCGTTCGATCTTCTGCCCGTGCTCGTCGGAGCCGGTCAGGAACCACACGTCGTGCCCCGTGAGGCGCTTGAAGCGGGCCACCGCGTCGGCGGCCACCGTGGTATAGGCATGCCCGATGTGCAGGTTGTCGCTCGGGTAGTAAATGGGCGTGGTGATGTAGAAAGTCGGCCTGGACACAGGCCATCCCTTCTTTCTTCCAAGAACTACCGACAATTCTAACCGAGCAAATTCTTGCTTGTCAAGCCACGCCTGGCACGCTCTCCCTTCTCCTGGCACCATCCTCCCTTGTCCAACATTGTTACCAAAAAATTGCGCAAACCTATTGACTTATCATGGAATGCTTGGTACCATTTACTTGCATTATCATGTAGTGTTTTGTCGAAACCAACATAGGAGGGGAGGGGAAGTATGAAATCGACAGGTATTGTGCGCAAAGTGGACGAGCTCGGCCGGGTGGTTATCCCGATAGAGCTGCGGCGGACTCTGGGCATCGAAGAAAAAGACGCCCTGGAAATTTACGTCGACAACGAGAAGATTATTCTCAAGAAATATGAGCCCGCCTGCGTCTTCTGCGGCAATGCCGCGGACGTCCAGCATTACCGCGGGAAGCTGGTATGCCGGGAATGCGCTGTGGCGATGTTCGAAAAGGCCAAGGCCATCTAGCCCTGGGCCTGGACAAGCCGGTAACAAGAAAGGGGATGCTCGTGCAGCATCCCCTTTTTATGCTGCCGCTTTTAAGTAAAGTGCCTGACCCCTCGTATAATTCAGTTGGAAACTCGGTCTGAACAATTGAGTTGAGGGCGTATCTCTGAGACAATCAACATAGCGTTGGTCGGGGCCGCTCTTTGACCCCTTGAGGCCCGGAGGAACCCGGTGACTTCTTAAGTAAGAGTGAGAACCTGAGTTCGGTGTGCATTTCTCACCGTGAGCTGAGCCGGCCGCCTACCCGGCCCCGGAGATCAGCAGCGCCGGGGGTGCACCCGTGTGGCAAGCGGTCGAGTTCTTATCGTCTGCGAGGTTGTTAACGCACCGAAACCTCAGGGATACGCCCCCATTCTAACCACGCGGGGAGGGTTGGGATAATTGAGTTCCATTTACTGTGGCATCGATGTCAGTGCTGACTCCTGCGTGGTCTGTTGTCTGGATCATACCGGCCAGGCCCTCGGGGCCACCAGGTCGTTTAGCAATGACCTGGTGGGGGCTGAGGAACTGGTCGCCTTCTTGGTAGCGTTGGCCAAAGAACATGAAGCTTCCGGTTTGGAGATCGGGCTTGAGGCCACCTCGGTTTACGGCATCCACCTGCGTGACTTTTTACTCGCTGCTCGAGAGCTGGCCGAATTCGCCGCTCAGGTTTACGAGATCAATCCGTACCTGGTGGCGAGCTTTAAGAAGGCCCTCCCGAAACGCCCCAAGACCGATCACCTCGATGCGGCCGCCATCGCCGAGCGGGTGCGCTTTGGGCATCTCCCGCCGTTTACACCGGTACGGGCGGTTACCAGTCCTCTTCTACAGCTGACACGTTTTCGCCTGCATATCGTGCAGACCTTAGCCCTGGAGCAGACCCGGGCGCGTAACTACATCTTTCTGAAGTTCTCGAACTACCACCGGGACAAGCCCTTCAGTTCTCTCTTCGGCAATTCCTCACTGGCAGTACTCACGGAGTATACCCCTGAGGAACTGCTGAACCTGGAGTTGGAAGACCTGGCCGCGTTTATTCTCAGCAACGGTAACCATAGTCTGAAAGACCCCAAGGAATACGCCCGCTCTTTGCAGGCCACGGCCCGACGGGCCTATCGCCTGCAGCCGCAGATGGGCTCGGCGGTGGAGACCGTGCTTGGCATGACGCTTGCCAACATTGACTTTTTCAAGGGCCAGATCCGTAAGCTGGACCAGCTTATCGGCCGCCATCTGAAGGCTATCCCGCAGACCCTGACCACGGTTCCCGGTATCGGTCCAGTGACCGCCGCCGGGATGATCGCGGAAATCGGGGACATCGCACGTTTCCCCAGTGAGAGGGCTTTGGCCCAGTATGCAGGCTTGACCTGGAGCCGCTACCAGTCCGGAAACTTCGATGCCGAGGATCGTTCACTATCAAAAACCGGCAACCGCTATCTTCGCTATTACCTGGTTGAGGCAGCCAACTCGTTGCGGGTGCATAACGAGGAGTACCGTGCCTACTACCAGACCAAGTATGGGGAGGTCCCCAAGCATCAACACAAACGGGCGTTGGTCTTAACGGCCCGAAAGCTGGTCCGCCTGGTCTATGCACTGCTGAGCAAAGGCCAAATCTATGGCAAGGGGCAGGTGAGCCTGTAAACCCTTCACTCCGATCTTAGGTTTACCATTTATTACCGGCTACCTTATCCTGTAGTTGGTCCAATCATTTGTTGCTTTCTTGAGATCGAATCTAATGATTTTCCAGTTTGACCCCCTTGACTGTTGCACCGTGAGTCTTACTTAAAACTTAGAACTGGAAGCGGGCGGCGCGCTCCATGTATTTCTCCAGGAGCGGGCTCTCCCCGGTGGCCAGGTACTCCCGGATGACGTCCGGGCGCCGGGCGCGCAGGCCCTCGTTAAGGATGGTCACCGCCAGGTGGGTCGGCGGCGGGAGCATGGTCTGGTCCTGGAAGACGACCTGCGAGGGCAGGATGCGCGTGTCCAGCATCAGGATGCCGAACAGGAGCGCGTGCACCTCCGGGGTGCGCATTTTCCGCCCGCCCGGCTCGGCGTTCGGGCAGTAAGGCAGCCGGAATTCGACGATTTTCCTCGGGAGGGTTATCCCGTGCTCCCGCTGGTACTTCTCGGCGACCTTCTCCAGGTCGCGCGTCCGGTTCTGCTTCTCGTAGTCATCCGGGTGCAGTACGTTGTAGACGCGGCAGCTTAACGGGCGCACCGGGTGGATCAGGCAGTTCTTGTCCTCGCCCAGGAACGGGCAGCCGACCCCCGGCTCGGCCAGTTCGAGATAGAAGAACTCAACGGCCTTGCGGATCAGCTCCTGGTGGCGGTCCCCAAGGTGGTCCCGGATATAGCGGTAAATATTCAGGTACTCGGCCAGCGCCGCCGGCGGCGGGTCTATGCAACACCGGCCGCAGCGCCGGCAGTCCCCGTCCGGCACCTGCGCATAAACTTTTTCCAGCGCCTCAAACATCCGGCTGCTTTCGGCGAAGGCCAGGGCCGAATAAACTTGCGAGATTGGCAACATGTCCTGCGCTCTCCCCTTTCCCACTGCACCATTCCAAAGAAATTCGCGCCGCACAATGCGACATCCTTCCGGCGACCTTTGCATCAGCGGCGCCGGATGGGGTAAAATCTTGGTATATGACCCCGAACATCCGTCTGAAGGGGGCCTGGCGCCTTGGGCTTTTCCTTCTTCGATATCTTCTGGATCATCTTCCTGCTCACGGCCATCATCCCGATGCTCCGCCAGCAGGCCATTGAGCGGACCCGACTCCGGCTCATCCACCAGATCGAACAAAAAAGAGGGTCCCGCGTCATCACCCTCATCCACCGTCAGGAACTCCTGAGCCTTCTCGGCATTCCCCTGACCCGGTTCATCAACATCGAGGACTCAGAGCAGGTCCTGCGGGCCATCCGGCTGACGCCCGACGACCTGCCGATCGACCTGGTGCTGCACACCCCGGGCGGGCTGGTCCTGGCCGCCGAACAGATCGCCCGCGCTCTCCAGAAGCACCCGGCCCGGGTAACGATCTTCGTGCCCCACTACGCGATGTCCGGCGGGACGATGATCTCCCTGGCCGCCGACGAAATCGTCATGGACGAAAATGCCGTCCTGGGCCCGGTCGACCCGCAACTCGGCAACTACCCCGCCGCATCTATTTTAGAGGCCGTGCGCCAGAAAGGCAAGGAAAAGGTCGACGACGAGACCCTGATCATGGCCGACATCTCGGCCAAGGCCTTGAACCAGGTAGAGGACTTCGTGCGGGAGTTGCTCTCGGACAAGATGAGCGCGGAGGACGCCCGGACCGTCGCCCGGGCGCTTTCCAGCGGCCAGTGGACGCATGACTACCCGATCACCTGCGAGAAGCTCTGCGGCCTGGGCCTGCCGGTGAGGAACGAAATGCCGCCGGAGGTCTACCAGTTAATGGAGCTTTATCCCCAGCCCGCCCAGCGCCGTCCCTCGGTGCAGTTCATCCCGGTCCCCTACCGCGGCCGAGAGGAAAACGGGCGGCGGGGCGGCAACGGGTAGAGCGCCGGGCGCGGACGGGCAGCCCGCACCCTTTCCCCGCCGGGTCCGGCTACGCGAATCAATGAGGGTAGGGGATCTCTCCCGGAGCGGCTTGCGGATCATCAACGGCTGTTAACGCCCCTCCAGCTCTATCAGGCCCGCGCCGGGGCAGGACGGCGGCGTGCCGTCCGGGCTCACGCAACTCACCTGCACCTTCGCCCGGTGCGGCAGGTAGTGCCAGACAAGGGCGCTGAAGTGTTCAATCGTCCCGGGCCGGGCCGCGTGCACCTGGCGGACCCGGACTCCATCGACCCACTCACTGGCCTTATACTCAAGTTCCCGGTCGAGATACGGTTTCACCGCATCGGCGATGTCCTCGTCGGCGTCCTCGAGGTATACCTGTTGACCGTCAAAACAGAGCTTGCCCCCCAGCCGTCCGCGGGTCAGAAAAGCGACCAGCAAAGCGATAACGCCTCCCTGTTTGTGTTTCCGGTTTGTGTCTAATATAACCCGCGAACCGGAATTTGACAAATCCCCCTCTACGGGCTTATGGGCCGGGGCTCGGCCTGCTGAAAGGTCTCGATGACCTTTTCGTCGAGCCAGTGGGTGGACGGCATCGCCTGCTCGGCGAAATACTTGACGATGCCGGAGTGGATCGCGAAGGCCACCCGGTCCTGGTAGGAGGGGTCCTGGAGCAGGCGGCGTTCCTTTGAATTCGTCAGGAAACCGACCTCCACGATCACCGCCGGCACGCTGCTCTCCCGGCAGAGGAAATAGTCGTTTTCCTTGGGCACCCGGCGGGTGTTCGCCAGGATACGCACCAGTTCGGCCTGGATGGCGTGGCTGAGCCTTTTTGCCGGCTCGGAACCGGGGCAGGAAAAGGTCTGAGCGCCATGCTGGCCGGGGTCGCTGAAGCTGTTGGCGTGGATGCTGACCATAACGTCCGCCCTGTGCTCCCGGGCCAGGGCGACGCGCCGGGCAAGATCCTCCCTCCGCACGGAGGAAAGGCGGCCGTCCTTCTCCCGCGTCATGACCACCTGCGCCCCTCCCTGGCGCAGGTAATCGGCCAGCCGCTTGGCGATGGCCAGGTTGATGTCCTTCTCCAGCACGCCGTCGGCGCGCATTCCACTGTCCGCGCCGCCGTGTCCGGCGTCGACGACGATCGTTTTGTTTACCAGGAGCCAGGACAGGGCGGCCACCGTCCGCCGCTGCAGGTACTGGTCCACCAGGCGGTAGCCCTGGAGGGCCAGCAGAATTCCGCCGATAAACAATGCCAGCAGGATGGCATGGCCCAGCCGCAGGCGGTATACGCCCCCGTAAAATGGCAAAATAAGACCCCCTTTCCAGTTACTCGTTAAAGAGTATGCTACTGGCAGGGGGCATATGAGCTTATGGAATGCGGTTTAACGCTTCGAGAACTGCGGTGCGCGGCGGGCCTTCTTCAGGCCATACTTGCGGCGTTCCTTCATCCGCGGGTCGCGGGTCAGGAATCCGGCCTTCTTGAGCACCGGGCGGAAGTTGGGGTCCGCCTGGATGAGCGCCCGGGCGATACCCAGCCGGACCGCGCCGGCCTGGCCGCTGATGCCGCCGCCAAGCACCCCGGCGCGGACGTTGAACCGCCCCGTCACGCCGGCCATCTCCAGCGGCTGGCGGACGATCATCTCCAGGGTCCGCCGGCCGAAGTATTGCCCGACGTCCCGGTTATTGACGCTGATATCGCCCTGACCCGGGGTAAGGAATACCCGGGCGATAGCGTTCTTCCTGCGACCGGTGCCGTAGAACTGTACCTGTGCCATTGCTTCTTTCTCCCTCCTCTACCGCGCCCAGACTTCCGGCCGTTGCGCCTCGTGCGGATGCTCGGCGCCCCGGTAGACCTTGAGCTTGCGCGCCATCCGGGCTCCCAGCCGGTTGTGGGGCAGCATCCCGACGACCGCCTTGCGGATGGCTTCCTCCGGCTTGCGCGCCATAAACTCGCGGTAGGTCATGGTCTTCAACCCCCCCGGATAACCCGAGTGGCGGTAATACATCTTCTTATCCAGCTTGTTGCCGGTGAGGACGCACTTCTCGGCATTGATAATGATTACGTGGTCACCCGTGTCCACGTGGGGCGTAAAGGTGGGCTTGTGCTTGCCCCTCAGGATAGCCGCCGCCTCAGTGGCCAGCCGGCCCAACGGCTTCCCCGCCGCGTCCAGGATGTACCATTTGCGTTCGATTTCTTCAGCCTTCGCCATATACGTGCTCAAGTAAGGTTACCTCCCGCAGATGCCTGCAACCAAAGTATTGCCAATTGAGAGTCATACATCCCTATTTTAATGAAGCCCCCAGGCGGTGTCAAGGGGAACTCCCGTACGCTGTCAGCACCTTCATTCTTAAAGTTGCCGCTGACCCCTTGACTTCCCTGTCCTGGGTCATTATACTTATTATAGATTTAGAAAGGTTCTAATGTGATAACCATGATAGATGTCCTGCAAAAACTTGGTTTGCGGGCCACGCCCCAGAGGCTGGCCATTCTGGCTCTCCTCGAGGGAAACACGAGCCATCCCTCGGCGGAGGAGATTTACGCCCAACTGAAGCCGCGGTTCCCGTCCCTGTCGCTGGCCACGGTCTACAACACCCTGGAGGCTCTGGCGAGAGGCGGCGTCCTGCAGGAAATCGACATCGACCCCGAGCGGCGGCGGTTCGACCCGAACCCCGCCCCGCACTGCCACTTCCGGTGCCTCCGCTGCGGGCGAGTGTTCGACTGGCCGGGGGTTCCGCCGGAAACACCCCGGCCCGAAGATGCCGCCGGGTTCCTGATCCAAAGGGCGACCGTCCACCTGTACGGCCTGTGCCCCGACTGTGCGCCCCCGGGAAATAAGGCGCCCGGTGGAGACAAAGAAGATTGAACCCCTGAACTACCCCGGGAGCGTGTTCCAGTACCTGGCCCTCGTCAGGCAACACAACCCGGAACTGGCCGCAGGGCTGGCGGACGCCCTCAAGGGGCGGGAGAAGACCCCGGCTTAAAACCCCGGGACGAGACCGGACGGTGGCCATAAAAAACCATCGATACTGGGAAAAATCAATTCAGATCTTTAAGGAGGCGTAAACGATGGAACTGGTCATTGAAAACAAGCTCGGGAGCGCGAAGGGAACCGTTGTGGAGGAGGCCGTGGCCGCCAACCGGCGCGGGGAAAGCATGGAGGTCGGGTGGTACCTGGCCGCCGCCCGCCAGGCGCAGCGGGAGGGATACCCGGAGATCGCGGAGGTCCTGAAGGCCATCGCCCTGGATGAGGCCTGGCACGCCGCCCGCTTCGCGGAACTGAACGGGGAGATCGGCGGCACACGGGAGAACCTGGAGAAGGCCCTGGCCGGCGAGCAAGCGGCCAACCGCCACAAGCGCGAGGCCGCCGTGAAGGCCAAGGAGAACAACATCGACGAAGCCCACGACGTCTTTGACGAGGCCGCCCGGGACGAGGCGCGCCACGCCCGCGCCCTGCAAGGCTTGTTACAGCGCTACTTCGGAGCACGCTGAAAGCGGTACACCCTGAGTTGAACGGGGGGCGGCACCGGGCCGCCCCCCGTTCCTTTTTCAAAACTGCAGAAGCCGCCATCGCACTCCAGTCGGAATTAGCACCCCCGGCTTAACCATTAGGACGGCTTACTCCTTTTTATGCCTTCTCCCGCCTGTTGCATCCATTAGAGGAAGTCCCTACACTACAATCAGCTATGTGAATGTGATCACTTGCACCTATAAGGAGGGGTTAAGAGTGTTTAAAGTCCTGTTCGCCACCGACGGCTCGGAGAACTCGATCCGCGCGGCCCGCCACCTCTGCCGCCTGGCCAAGGAGCATCCCGCAATGGCCGTCACGGTCGTCCACGTCGTGGACCCCACCCATACCCTGGCGGTCCCGGCCTGGACCAATCCCAAGGAGGTTGAGCAACAGGTCGAGGAGTGGGCCCGCGGCGCGATGCAGCGCACACTGAAGGTCTTCAAGGAGGCGGGAGTCGATGTCGAGTCAAGCATCGTCCACGGGAAAGCCGGTGAAACGATTGTCGAAATGGCCAAACGGCACGGATTTGATCAGATTGTCCTCGGCACGCGCGGTCAGACCAGGCCTCACGGGCTGGTATTGGGGACGGTCAGCCAGCAGGTTATGCACCTTACGGAAACACCGCTGACCCTGGTCAAATAGAGGCGTCTGGGAGCCCGAAGTCGATCTGCCGGGACTCAACGCTCGCCCGCAGGACGCGGACCGCAACCTCGTCCCCCAGGCGATAGACCTTGCCCGTGCGCTGGCCGACCAGGCGGTAGCCCTTTTCCTCGTAAGTGTAGTAGTCGTCGGTCAGGTTGGTCATGCTGACCAGGCCCTCGACTGTGTTCTCGAGTTCGACGAACATGCCGAAGGGGGTCACGCCGCTGATGATCCCCGGGAAGACCTGCCCGATCTTGTCCTGCATGTAGGCCGCTTTCTTCAGGTCCATGGCCTCGCGCTCGGCCTCGACGGCCAGGCGCTCCTGATCCGAGGAATGCCGGGCGAGTTCCGGCAGGCGCGTCTTGAGGGCCTTCGCACGCTTCGCGGACAGGCCTCCCTCGAGCACCTCGCGGATAATACGGTGGATCAGGAGGTCCGGGTACCGCCTGATCGGCGAGGTGAAGTGGGTGTAGTCCGGGGAGGCCAGGCCGAAGTGCCCGAGCTGCTCGGTAGCGTACCGCGCCTGCTTCATTGACCGCAGGGTGACGGCGTTGACCAGCCGCTCCTCCTTTTTGCCCGCCACCTGGTCCAGGACACGCTGCAGCGCGCCGGGCTTGACCTCCGGGAAGCCCCGGACGGCATAGCCCAGGGTGTGCAGGAGGTCCTGCAGGCTCTGTAACTTTGCGGGGTCAGGGCGCTCATGGACGCGGTAGACAAAGGGCACCCCGAGCACGCGGAAGTGGCGGGCCACCACCTCGTTCGTGATGAGCATGAACTCCTCGATGATCTGCTCGGCGATGCTGCGCTCCACCCGGTAGAGTTCCACAGGGCGGCCCAGCTCGTCGAGCTTCACTTTGGCCTCGGGAAGGTTGAAGTCGATGGCGCCCTTGCGGAAGCGCCGCTCGCGCAGGGTGAGGGCCAGCCGCTCCATCTGGCGGAAGTGTTCCACCAGCGGCGCATAGCGCTCGGTGACGGCCGGGTCTTCGTCGCGCAGGATCTTCCGCACGCTGGTGTAGGTCATGCGCTCGGTCGTGCGGATCACCGACGGGAAGATCTCGTAGTCGACGACCTCCCCGCGCCCGTCGACCTCCATCACCACCGACATCGTCAGGCGGTCCACCCGGGGATTCAGGCTGCAGATCCCGTTAGAGAGGCGTGGCGGCAGCATCGGGATGACCATGCCGGGCAGGTAGAAGCTCGTGCCCCGCTTCGCCGCCTCCCGGTCCAGGGCGCCGCCCTCGCGCACATAGTAGCCGACGTCGGCGATGTGTACGCCGAGCCGCCAGCGGTCCGGCCTGAGAACCTCCAGGCTGACGGCGTCGTCCAGGTCCCTGGCGTCCTCCCCGTCGATGGTCACGATGGTCCAGGAACGCAGGTCGCGCCGCCCGTCCAGGTCGGCCTCGCTGATGGTCTCCGGCACGCTTTCGGCCTCGGCCACGACCTTGCGGGGGAACTCCTCCGGCAGCCCGAAGCGGCGGCAGAGGGCCAGGATGTCCATCCCCGGCGCGTCGGCGGGGCCGAGGACCTCCATCACCTTCCCCTCCGGGCCGCGTTTCGGCGCCGGCCAGGCGGTGATGGCCGCCACCACCTTGTCCCCGGACCTGGCGCCGTTATGCCGCCCCGGAGGGATGAGGACGTCGTAGGGCAGGCGGACCTCGTCGCAGACGACGAAGGCGTGCTTGCCG is a window encoding:
- a CDS encoding N-acetylmuramoyl-L-alanine amidase, whose amino-acid sequence is MPFYGGVYRLRLGHAILLALFIGGILLALQGYRLVDQYLQRRTVAALSWLLVNKTIVVDAGHGGADSGMRADGVLEKDINLAIAKRLADYLRQGGAQVVMTREKDGRLSSVRREDLARRVALAREHRADVMVSIHANSFSDPGQHGAQTFSCPGSEPAKRLSHAIQAELVRILANTRRVPKENDYFLCRESSVPAVIVEVGFLTNSKERRLLQDPSYQDRVAFAIHSGIVKYFAEQAMPSTHWLDEKVIETFQQAEPRPISP
- the rpsI gene encoding 30S ribosomal protein S9; the protein is MAQVQFYGTGRRKNAIARVFLTPGQGDISVNNRDVGQYFGRRTLEMIVRQPLEMAGVTGRFNVRAGVLGGGISGQAGAVRLGIARALIQADPNFRPVLKKAGFLTRDPRMKERRKYGLKKARRAPQFSKR
- the rplM gene encoding 50S ribosomal protein L13 → MSTYMAKAEEIERKWYILDAAGKPLGRLATEAAAILRGKHKPTFTPHVDTGDHVIIINAEKCVLTGNKLDKKMYYRHSGYPGGLKTMTYREFMARKPEEAIRKAVVGMLPHNRLGARMARKLKVYRGAEHPHEAQRPEVWAR
- a CDS encoding transcriptional repressor; the encoded protein is MIDVLQKLGLRATPQRLAILALLEGNTSHPSAEEIYAQLKPRFPSLSLATVYNTLEALARGGVLQEIDIDPERRRFDPNPAPHCHFRCLRCGRVFDWPGVPPETPRPEDAAGFLIQRATVHLYGLCPDCAPPGNKAPGGDKED
- a CDS encoding ferritin family protein, with amino-acid sequence MELVIENKLGSAKGTVVEEAVAANRRGESMEVGWYLAAARQAQREGYPEIAEVLKAIALDEAWHAARFAELNGEIGGTRENLEKALAGEQAANRHKREAAVKAKENNIDEAHDVFDEAARDEARHARALQGLLQRYFGAR
- a CDS encoding universal stress protein; protein product: MFKVLFATDGSENSIRAARHLCRLAKEHPAMAVTVVHVVDPTHTLAVPAWTNPKEVEQQVEEWARGAMQRTLKVFKEAGVDVESSIVHGKAGETIVEMAKRHGFDQIVLGTRGQTRPHGLVLGTVSQQVMHLTETPLTLVK
- the rnr gene encoding ribonuclease R, with translation MVTKEKVLAYMNESAYRPMTEGELVVAFGIPPAEVRRFRRLLKELENEGDIYVTRAARYGLPERMNLVAGRLQGHPKGYGFVIPKRPGEPDVFVGAANLNGAMHNDRVVVRVMPGRNGKREGEIVKVLARANERVVGTFQRRGKHAFVVCDEVRLPYDVLIPPGRHNGARSGDKVVAAITAWPAPKRGPEGKVMEVLGPADAPGMDILALCRRFGLPEEFPRKVVAEAESVPETISEADLDGRRDLRSWTIVTIDGEDARDLDDAVSLEVLRPDRWRLGVHIADVGYYVREGGALDREAAKRGTSFYLPGMVIPMLPPRLSNGICSLNPRVDRLTMSVVMEVDGRGEVVDYEIFPSVIRTTERMTYTSVRKILRDEDPAVTERYAPLVEHFRQMERLALTLRERRFRKGAIDFNLPEAKVKLDELGRPVELYRVERSIAEQIIEEFMLITNEVVARHFRVLGVPFVYRVHERPDPAKLQSLQDLLHTLGYAVRGFPEVKPGALQRVLDQVAGKKEERLVNAVTLRSMKQARYATEQLGHFGLASPDYTHFTSPIRRYPDLLIHRIIREVLEGGLSAKRAKALKTRLPELARHSSDQERLAVEAEREAMDLKKAAYMQDKIGQVFPGIISGVTPFGMFVELENTVEGLVSMTNLTDDYYTYEEKGYRLVGQRTGKVYRLGDEVAVRVLRASVESRQIDFGLPDASI